A window of Pelagicoccus enzymogenes genomic DNA:
ACCGTTTTCGAAGCCATCGCCCACGACGAAAGGGCCTAGACAGGAGGGGCGACTGCCACGTCGCCCGAGCTGCAGGATCAAACCGTAGCGCTATCCTCTGTGAGGCTCCGCACTGCTTGGTAGGGTCGGCGCTTGCGCCGCACCGCAGTGCAAGGGAATGAGGATCCCGTAGCGGCACGTCGCAAGCGACGGCCCTACCAGACTAGTAAAAACTACCCGTGAAACAAGGCCTCCGCGAGCGCGGTTTCCGGATCCAGCAGACGCACGCCCGTGGTGAGCGACTGCTTCCCATTTCCAAGGTCACCTTCCACGTGAGCCTCGCTTTTCGCTAGGTCGATCGTAAAGGTTACGTAGTTGTCGTTGGAATACACGAAGCTCATTATCGGCATCGCATCGTCGTCGCCTGCTTCCTGCTGCTCGAAGCGTAAAGCCTTCTTGGCCTCCTCGGGAGACGGGTAGCACTTGGTCAAGGCACTCGCCACCCAGCTCATCAAAGCGCGGCCTTCGCACTTGAAGCTCGGGCTGGAGCTCAAGCTCACCTCCGCCAGTCCGTCAACGATAGCTTCCTTCGGGAAGGCGCTGAGGAACTGACCCACGCTCTGACGAATCGGCAGCAGACGCGAATACGCCAAGTCATGCACTTTTTCCGGCTGAGGAACATCCACTTGATCAATGAGGAAACACTCCCGCGATGAATCGAAAATGACGCGCTCTGCCTGCTTGAA
This region includes:
- a CDS encoding glucose-6-phosphate dehydrogenase assembly protein OpcA produces the protein MSKTSTVYEALPGLSVPLGSALKELTAMWSPVDESGKRKDNEYRASRMNLIVHIGFEASLDEAKELFQTVISFSHKYPCRMIVLCPQPDSWESEKDMGCKIFSECVFGEGAGGMSCCEVLILGYTLSDRQYLENQTSVFLEADLPTYYWPTRFGSAELLSDYKFFFKQAERVIFDSSRECFLIDQVDVPQPEKVHDLAYSRLLPIRQSVGQFLSAFPKEAIVDGLAEVSLSSSPSFKCEGRALMSWVASALTKCYPSPEEAKKALRFEQQEAGDDDAMPIMSFVYSNDNYVTFTIDLAKSEAHVEGDLGNGKQSLTTGVRLLDPETALAEALFHG